In Candidatus Margulisiibacteriota bacterium, the genomic window CCACAAGGTCCATGATTTCGGTGACGCATGACCCCCTACCCTCGGTAGCATCGTCCGATGCGTCCCGAACGGCAGGAATGTGGATAAACCGCGTGTGGCGACCGAGGTAGCCGTTACCGACTTCCGTGAAGCCGAAGAACTGTCCATCGTCGCGTTGCTTGTTACAACTGCCAGGGGTTGCCGTCTCCCATTGCTTCATGGCTTCAAGTGCGTCGTCGGCATTCTTGACAACAGGAAGCGTGGAGTACGTGCCTTGCTCCCGCAGCTCCTTGTATTTGGCGAGAATGTCGCGCTTGCCACCGGCATCGCGGATAGGGGTGAAATCCACATTTTGAAGCCGCATTCCGTGATAGGTGCCGGACTTCTTGCCTGATAGGGTGAAGATCCTGACCACGGTGAGGTCGTTACCTTCAAGATACGGCGCAAACAGGGACTTCTCCTCGGTGCCGAAGTCGGTGAACGTCACGGCGATTTCGATTTCCTTGCTCGTGTCCTCGGCATAGAAATCTTCTGCGGAGACAGTCGCCTTCGGGCCGTAGAACATCTCCATCGCTCTCAGGAAGGACGACTTGCCCGTACCGTTGCGCCCGACGAGGACTGTCAGGTTGTCGCAGTCGATCCGCTCGTCGAGGATCGAGCGGAAGTTCTTGA contains:
- a CDS encoding AAA family ATPase → MIVKAIHIKNFRSILDERIDCDNLTVLVGRNGTGKSSFLRAMEMFYGPKATVSAEDFYAEDTSKEIEIAVTFTDFGTEEKSLFAPYLEGNDLTVVRIFTLSGKKSGTYHGMRLQNVDFTPIRDAGGKRDILAKYKELREQGTYSTLPVVKNADDALEAMKQWETATPGSCNKQRDDGQFFGFTEVGNGYLGRHTRFIHIPAVRDASDDATEGRGSCVTEIMDLVVRRTLASRKDFVALKDDTQKKYREIMDPAKLTELSGLQAQLSDTLR